In one window of Porites lutea chromosome 8, jaPorLute2.1, whole genome shotgun sequence DNA:
- the LOC140945541 gene encoding uncharacterized protein — MIEKINERLNKAYGDGSISDRTLEYLLVNGGARAGRFYLLPELHKRGCPGRPVISGCNTPTEKISAFVDHHLKPLVSAVPSYVKDTNDFLKKLRDISTLPSGAIMVTIDVVGLYPHIPHDEGLQSIREALNNRENPEIPTETIVDLAELVLRNNNFEFNENHYLQTLGTAIGTKMAPSYANLFMDRLERGLLSQAQVKPYIWLRYIDDVFMVWTGTELELLEFLNYINEAHDTIKFTWDWSRGRINYLDVQVINNNGRIETDLYIKPTDKHEYLYHTSCHPRMCKESIPYAQALRLRRICSRLDWFNHRAADLCRFLVARGYKKAFVLKQIRRARLKTREETLAPRPRNATNRVPMVVTYHPSLPNIGSILRELQPLLHCSEKCRKAIKDVPFMAFRRPKSLGDYLVHAKLRSSTRLERSSKGTVVCGNRRCQVCKYLEPGERFTSYRTGKSYTINYELDCNSSNVVYLLSCKVCHAQYVGSITTKFRLRFNNHKARFRAHSGLSFEGRNKDDLLYRHFFGPGHHGLEDVSIQLIDRVSGEESALRDKEGQWAYRLNCIQPQGLNISDFFYSQNRSTRSRVR; from the coding sequence ATGATCGAGAAGATTAACGAGAGGTTGAACAAAGCGTATGGTGATGGATCCATAAGTGACAGAACTTTGGAGTATTTACTTGTTAATGGCGGGGCGAGGGCGGGACGGTTTTATCTTCTGCCTGAATTACATAAGAGAGGTTGTCCAGGTAGACCAGTTATCTCTGGATGCAATACGCCAACGGAGAAGATCTCGGCATTTGTTGATCACCACCTGAAACCGCTCGTCTCAGCGGTACCATCTTATGTGAAGGATACGAATGACTTTCTGAAGAAGCTCCGTGACATCAGTACGCTCCCTAGCGGCGCAATAATGGTGACCATTGATGTAGTGGGATTATATCCCCATATACCTCATGATGAGGGACTGCAATCTATCAGGGAGGCTCTCAACAATCGAGAGAACCCGGAGATACCCACAGAGACAATTGTAGACCTGGCAGAGTTAGTGCTTAGGAATAACAACTTTGAATTTAATGAAAACCATTATCTTCAGACTTTGGGGACGGCTATTGGTACGAAAATGGCACCGTCTTATGCGAATTTGTTTATGGATAGACTGGAGAGAGGGTTGTTATCCCAGGCGCAGGTAAAACCCTACATCTGGTTACGATACATCGATGACGTTTTCATGGTTTGGACGGGGACCGAGCTTGAGCTGCTGGAGTTTTTGAATTATATCAATGAAGCCCATGACACGATTAAGTTCACTTGGGACTGGTCTAGAGGGAGGATTAATTACCTGGATGTTCAGGTAATAAATAACAATGGAAGAATAGAGACTGATTTGTACATAAAGCCGACGGATAAACACGAGTATCTGTACCACACTTCGTGTCATCCCCGGATGTGTAAGGAAAGCATACCGTATGCCCAGGCTTTGAGACTTCGAAGAATATGTTCTAGGCTGGATTGGTTTAATCACAGGGCTGCTGATCTATGTAGGTTTCTTGTAGCCAGGGGATATAAAAAAGCATTTGTTTTGAAGCAAATTAGGAGAGCGAGATTGAAAACAAGAGAGGAAACATTGGCACCACGCCCTAGGAATGCTACTAACAGAGTGCCAATGGTAGTGACATACCATCCAAGTCTTCCTAACATTGGTAGTATCCTACGAGAACTTCAGCCGCTCTTGCATTGCTCAGAAAAATGCAGGAAAGCCATCAAAGACGTACCCTTCATGGCATTTCGAAGACCCAAGAGCCTGGGGGACTACTTAGTACACGCTAAACTTAGGTCGTCAACGCGCCTGGAGCGGAGCTCCAAGGGGACAGTGGTGTGTGGTAACAGACGATGCCAGGTCTGTAAGTACCTGGAACCGGGAGAAAGGTTTACCTCTTACAGAACTGGAAAGAGCTATACAATTAACTACGAACTGGACTGTAATAGTAGTAATGTTGTGTACTTGCTGTCCTGTAAGGTTTGTCATGCGCAGTACGTTGGgtcaataacaacaaaatttaggCTTAGGTTTAACAATCATAAGGCCCGTTTTAGAGCGCATTCAGGGCTTTCTTTTGAGGGTAGAAACAAGGATGATCTTTTgtatagacatttttttggCCCGGGACACCATGGTCTTGAGGATGTCAGTATACAGTTAATTGACAGAGTGTCCGGGGAAGAATCAGCTCTCCGGGATAAAGAAGGCCAGTGGGCCTATAGGTTGAACTGTATTCAGCCTCAGGGCTTGAATATAAGCGACtttttttacagccagaataGGTCGACTAGGTCTCGCGTCCggtaa
- the LOC140945543 gene encoding uncharacterized protein, which produces MSFLTTIRIYNDPSDKRTFERQIIQDFNIYDNAVEMKKSVFEATESFFEEDVTVDDVDIGYVGKSINKRLIKTDQHVDDAYTSRFHHKHSELVIFIEEKKRTRQGQKRKLSTTRNDDSQHQGDDNREPSRVEGVQRQLMDKHGDKYSNAEYFLWEETIESAVHESVETPPNVPPFTERKVKRRKPASTSTAGETFVQLAEAVTSALTGTRRREARNQESSTNLRSVLLAQLKELGELHREGVLTQQEFDEQKQLLLIDLRNISQ; this is translated from the exons ATGAGCTTTCTTACGACAATCCGTATTTACAACGATCCCTCTGATAAAAGAACGTTTGAGCGGCAAATCATTCAAGATTTCAACATTTACGACAACGCCGTTGAAATGAAAAAGAGTGTTTTCGAGGCTACAGAATCTTTCTTTGAGGAAGATGTCACGGTGGATGACGTGGATATTGGGTATGTGGGAAAGAGTATTAACAAGCGGTTGATTAAAACGGATCAACACGTTGATGACGCTTACACAAGCAGGTTTCATCACAAACACAGCGAGCTGGTCATctttattgaagaaaaaaagagaacacGCCAGGGCCAAAAACGGAAATTATCGACCACTAGGAATG ATGATTCACAACATCAAGGAGATGACAATCGCGAGCCGTCAAGAGTGGAAGGTGTGCAAAGGCAATTAATGGATAAGCACGGCGATAAGTATTCAAATGCGGAATACTTCCTCTGGGAAGAGACAATC GAAAGCGCGGTACATGAAAGCGTGGAAACACCACCCAACGTACCACCCTTCACGGAGAGAAAGGTGAAGAGGAGGAAACCAGCATCCACTTCGACGGCAGGGGAAACCTTTGTGCAACTTGCAGAGGCGGTGACATCTGCATTAACTGGTACCCGTCGCAGAGAAGCACGAAATCAGGAGAGCTCAACCAAC ttACGTTCAGTCCTTCTAGCACAACTGAAAGAGCTCGGGGAACTACACAGGGAAGGAGTGTTAACCCAGCAAGAGTTCGATGAGCAAAAGCAGTTGCTACTAATAGATCTAAGAAATATCAgtcaataa
- the LOC140945544 gene encoding uncharacterized protein, with protein sequence MASIARDEAFLLMEYIMRHPGAYLREAVHYLENICGRELSLSSVRRCFARRDFTRRKLRRFAIGARPALIGEFMENISIFTSEKMIFIDEAGFDRRIVRNYGRGPRGWRIRAPIPASWGPRISAIIAASQQGIQLCKTTTHNHPVHHLAEVRRLIIATGALLRFLPPYCPDLNPVEMVIANAKAAIREQEVLFARSTRPRGLVLLAVLQVTQDFCEASVRHCGY encoded by the exons ATGGCATCTATAGCAAGAGatgaagcatttttattgatggagtaTATTATGCGCCATCCAGGTGCCTACTTAAGAGAAGCTGTACACTACCTTGAAAATATTTGTGGCCGAGAGCTGAGCTTGTCTTCAGTGAGACGTTGTTTTGCACGCCGCGATTTTACACGAAGAAAG CTTAGGCGCTTTGCTATTGGTGCTAGACCAGCACTTATTGGAGAATTCATGGAAAACATCTCTATCTTTACTTCAGAGAAAATGATCTTCATCGACGAAGCTGGCTTT GATAGACGAATTGTAAGAAATTACGGTCGTGGCCCAAGGGGATGGAGAATTCGAGCACCTATTCCAGCATCGTGGGGACCAAGAATCTCTGCAATTATAGCCGCCAGTCAACAAGGCATTCAGCTTTGCAAGACTACAACAC ATAATCATCCTGTCCACCATTTGGCGGAAGTCCGGCGACTTATTATAGCGACTGGCGCCCTTTTACGATTCTTGCCTCCTTACTGCCCGGACTTAAATCCAGTAGAAATGGTTATAGCCAACGCCAAAGCAGCTATCCGAGAACAAGAAGTGTTGTTTGCACGTTCAACAAGACCAAGGGGTCTAGTTTTACTAGCAGTCCTTCAGGTGACACAGGATTTTTGTGAGGCGTCTGTTAGGCATTGTGGTTATTGA